One Vigna unguiculata cultivar IT97K-499-35 chromosome 11, ASM411807v1, whole genome shotgun sequence DNA window includes the following coding sequences:
- the LOC114169096 gene encoding aquaporin SIP1-2-like, whose product MEKQKMGVLRAAIGDAILTSIWVFIMSTLRIASTEVALFLSLQPLSLAGLFITTVLNTFCVLTVSFIGGVLGGASFNPSTTVSFYTAGLRPDSSLSSMAVRFPAQAFGGAVGAKALVLVMPSQYKHMLKGPFLKVDLHTGALAEGLLTFTHNMAILFLVLRGPKNPFLKVYLLSVATAALVIPGSGFTGPSMNPANAFGWAFVNNKHNTLEQFYVYWVCPFLGASSAAFIFRSLFMAPIKQKKA is encoded by the coding sequence ATGGAGAAACAGAAAATGGGGGTGCTAAGGGCTGCAATTGGAGATGCAATTTTGACATCAATCTGGGTTTTCATCATGTCAACTTTGAGAATCGCTTCAACAGAGGTAGCACTTTTCCTCAGCCTCCAACCCCTTTCACTCGCAGGTCTCTTCATCACCACAGTTCTGAACACCTTCTGTGTGCTCACCGTAAGCTTCATCGGAGGTGTGTTAGGCGGTGCCAGCTTCAACCCTTCAACCACAGTTTCATTCTACACTGCAGGTCTCAGACCCGATTCATCTCTTTCATCAATGGCTGTTAGGTTCCCTGCTCAGGCATTCGGTGGCGCTGTGGGAGCCAAGGCTCTTGTTCTGGTGATGCCATCACAGTACAAGCACATGCTGAAAGGTCCTTTTTTGAAGGTGGATTTGCACACCGGTGCCCTTGCTGAGGGGTTGTTGACCTTCACTCATAACATGGCTATTCTCTTTTTGGTGCTGAGGGGTCCCAAGAACCCTTTTTTGAAGGTCTATTTGCTTTCTGTTGCTACTGCTGCTTTGGTTATCCCTGGTTCTGGGTTCACTGGACCTTCCATGAACCCTGCCAATGCCTTTGGATGGGCCTTTGTGAACAACAAGCACAACACTTTGGAGCAGTTTTATGTGTATTGGGTGTGCCCTTTCTTAGGGGCGTCCTCTGCAGCTTTCATCTTCAGGTCTTTGTTCATGGCACCCATCAAACAGAAGAAGGCTTGA